The genome window ttttttcgacgtgggtgcgtttttagcggccaaaaacgcagcatcaaaaaaacggtgtgtgaacttagccttatgctgTTTTTTGCCTTTTGTTGGTATGTCATagcttaaataaagctgctttgtatttgatacatcctggtatttggctttgacaaaaccttATTGATTTACTTATAACTTTTTTGCCAACAAATTGCTGCAGGATCTGTTCTGACGAATGATTActagacatgtgaactcagccagtAACCGTTTGTGGCAGGTTTCAGCTGAATGGCTGGCGAGCTGTGTGTCGGACAACCACCGatctcctaaagcgggctttatacactgcgatatcggtcccgatatcgctagtgtgggtacccgcccccatctgttgcgcgacacgggcaaatcgctgcccgtgccgcacaacatcgcccagacccgtcacacatacttacctgcccggcgacgtcgctgtgaccagcgaaccgcctcctttctaagggggcggtctgtgcggcgtcacagcgacgtcactgagcggccgcccaatagcagcggaggggcggagctgagcgggacgtaacatcccgcccatttccttccttccgtatagcggccgggaggcaggtaaggagagcttcctcattcctgcggtgtcacacggagcgatgtgtgctgccgcaggaacgaggaacaacctcgttactgctgcagtaacgatttttgagaatggacccccatgtcaccgatgagcgattttgcaagtttttgcaacgatgcaaaatcgctcatcggtgtcacacacaacggcatcgctaatgcggccggatgtgcgtcaccaattccgtgaccccaacgagtttgcattagcgatgtcgtagcgtgtaaagccccctttaggctaatttcacacatcagtttttggcatcaggcacaatccggcgtgtgcaagatgcaacggatccggcgcagaacatgcaaaaactgatgtgcctgatcccttttttttgacggttccaatatacctgatccatcaaaaaacggatccggcgcatccgtttttgcatcctttttgtccgtttttttttactggatccatttttttcaatacatcgaagcatgctcagtttacaaaaacggatcaggcggccgcatccgttttttaccgcattatgccggatctggcgtccataggcttccattgtaaaacacgccggatccggcgtgatgcgttttttttgccggacaaaaaaagttacaagatacattccctccggccgccgctttaggcaattatgacagatccggcaaaagccggatgcaacgcaaggccatcaggcacaatccagcgctaatacaaatcaatggggataaaatggatccggcgccggatccgttttacccattttttttccggattgtgcctgatggaaaaaactgatgtgtgaaattagcctaatgcTGACCTATCCATCAGACACAGGAGGTCCGCGGCTATTTAGTCCCACTCAACGCATTTAATTTTCCTTTTAGTAAAGCTGAAAGGAAATTTCATGTTTTCTGTCTGTTTATCCCTCTGAATAAAGTTGATTGTTGACTGGAGAAGGAAAACTTCATGTTCATTTTATTGTCcaagaatagtgatgggcggaccaggACTTTAAAAGTCTATATCCGTGCGGCTTAAAAAGTATCCGGGTGCCTGACccggcaacttgggaaataaaaaaaaataaagcaatcaCACTATACTTACGGAGTCtccagcgcggctgtaactgcttctgggttGCTCAGtcttcttccggggctgctcattagcctcatacatattcactgcttcccccgcccaccggcagttctggtgtctgtgattggttgcagtcagatgcgcccccagcctgtggggCAGTGTAGTTTttggctgcttgcaatcacagaaccTATCTGTGGGTcactgtaaaactaaataaataaagaaaaaaagcaccaaattctggtccccatagacttatatggtgaccggcgtccagccagatatctgggatcaattccgggctggaaccgtttttttttttttttttaaaagtccggcTAAACGTGCTGATCTCATAAATCtgagagtccgcccatcactatttaaaaACTCTTCTAACAAAAAGGGGAGAACACCAAAGCGCCAAGTCTCTAAGTATTACTTGTCTCAACAGGGTAATGTCTCTTCTTATCCGGAACCTGCAGCATGTGATCCCTCTCCGCAGAGCCCATTTACGCAAGAATCTAGAAATTGCCAGAAAGTGTCTCCGCGTGGAGAGGTTTGATGTCGGGGTAATATGTATAAATGATACAAAGATCCGACACCTGAACAGACTTTACAGACAGCAAGACAAAGCTACGGACGTGCTGTCATTTCCATTCCATGAGGTACAGAAACAGCAGAGCAGGTTATCTGTCACCATCTCAACAGTGGgccgtttttgctcttattttatggtggcttctcccctgagtattcatttaagaaaacaaaatccgccatacggttccagagatatggacctttttatttagtgctttttATTCTCTTTACCAAGGGGGCATGGCTCAGTTTTATAATGCAGAAGTCTAAAGATAAGCTCCAACAAAACCTTTCagccacacccccttggtaaatatgtcaaaaattagcactaaataaacagATCTAGGTCTCTAGAaccatatggtggatttaaaaaaaacaaaccaaaacatctTAATACTCAATGGGAGCAACGGGAATAAAATaaacacttttgacctggtgaaaggctgactttaaagcaccactccagaggtttTTTTCgttatttcaccgctggagtgctgctttaaggcTGGAGTGACTCACACGAGAATTGAGGTCGCATCACCCGtcatggcctgccgctctccgtacaggagtgtgcagctgcatgtatttttatACTGCTGCACACTCCTGCCCAAAGAGCAGcaggccgtgacgggtgatgcgacTCAATTTTTGCGCGAGTCCCTTGCAATTGTGACACCGGCCTACATCTAagtcttatacttaccctccgaCGTCTTAACCTTTTTTTGTTTTCGCTGTACCATCTTGTGATGACAAATTCTGACTGGGCAGAAGTTACTTCACAAGCTCCCAAGGCAAGTCAAtgtgagccagaacgaggctctcatagacttggatTGAGTTGTGACCActggcgcgctccatgaaacactgcccAAGACTGACCGGAACGGTGGCGATAGAAGGTGAAGATGGCAGAGAatgaagcccgctttacacgctacaagatatcttacaatgtgtcggcggggtcacgtcgtaagtgacgcacatccggcatcgtaaggtatgttgtagcgtgtgacagcgacgtgcaattgcgattgaacgaaaaaacattcatcgcatgcacgtcgttcattcctgacgaattgaacgtcagatcagattgttcatcgtacccggggtagcatacatcgcagtgtgtgacaccccgggaacgatgaacagatcttacctacgttctGCGGCTccgggcccacaatgcggaaggaaggaggtgggcgggatgtttacgtcccgctcagctccgcccctccgcttctattggccggctgccgcgtgacgtcgatgtgacgccaaacgtccctcccactccaggaagtggacgtttgtcgcccacagcgaggtcgtatggaaggtaagtacctgtgacgggggttaatcgtttgtgcggcacgttcaacaaattgaacgtgctacacatacgatgggggcgttgcaaatcgcatatgatatcgtatgcgaaattgcaacgtgtaaagcaggcttgagtataagaccgggggcagaggatttagatttaaagcatTCCAACGctgaaaaaaacccctaaaaaatgctggagtggtgctttaagtaatTGCAATGATATACAATATGTGTTGGCTACATCTGACTGTGTGTGCTCCTTGTATACTTCCAGAATTTGTGCCCCGGATTGTTACCTAATCCACCATTCCCAGATGAATACAATTTAGGAGACATTTACCTTGGAGTAGAGTTTATATATCACCAGTGTCAAGAAAAGAAGGAGGATTTTAACAATGTCTTGACTGTAAGTTATGGAGAATGCAAATCTTATGGTGTTATCGAGCTGTCAGTAACAATTCTCTGTAGCTCATAGGTTGGTTGTTGTGAGGTATGACATAGAAATAGGATCTGAGATGAGTTGGATAATAACTTGGAGATGAGCAGATCACTGTAGGCAGTAGTCAAACAGAGGATTTACTGCCTGGACCATTATACTTCTACTTGGGTTACACAAGGGGTTAAGAATGGTTTCCCCTATTCCGATTCCCCTATCCCCtttccggaatttcgcgattacattacagtgaatggagtgaaatttgggggtataccgcaggtacctgcggaaaagaagtgacaagcacattttctcaagaaattttctcaagaaaatcttcacaaagaattttcttgagaaaaaaacgcagtgtgcgcacagctattttttttcccataggttttgctgggaaatgtctgcagaaagatttcaaacatttctcaagaaatttccgcagcaaaaccgcttgtaaatccgcgggtaaaaacgcctagtgcgcacagggcctaagagcagTACTGAAGATTGAAGGGAAAAGCTCTGACAAATCTGCTGGGAAAcatttaggccggcttcacacttgtaagtgactcgcacaagtctcgcatcggcatcacctggcacggccacacactctcctgactggagcgggtcggctacatgtatttctatgcagctgagacgctcctgtccagagagtgtgcggccgtgccaggtgatgccgatgcgagacttgccgagtcactcacaagtgtgactccagccttaagggaatctgtcacctaatctgagagcagcataatgtagagacaaagaccctgattccagcgatgtgtcacttaccgggctgcttagtgtagttttgataaatcactgattaatcagcagtagattatcattacaggactacttggcgtgctgcaggtagtccagcatattcatgagcactgtgtaactgctagatctgcagcagagaaaacagtgattttattaaaatgacagtaaacagctcagtaagtgacacatcgctttaatcggggtctctgcccctacattatactgctctcagattagatggcaaaaacctggtgacatattccctttcatTCCACTGTCCAGTGTCTGCGCCTCCACCAGTAAGTATAGTCAGCGAATCTGTCACATATAAAGATTACATTTGAGTGCGTTGTTCCTTCTAGTGAATATTTGTATTTCTACTTCCAGAAGATTCACATATAAATAATTATTTTTCTCCCAGGTGACAGCAGTACACGGCTTATGTCACCTGCTTGGTTATACACATCATAGTCCAGAAGACTGGAAAAAGGTTAGTTGTTTCTTTtcttattaaagagaacctgtcaccaggtttttcccctaaaagctgtggccaccaccagtgagcccttatatacagcattctagaatattgtatctaagagcccaggccgctctgtataacataaaaaagatcttcattatactcacctgagGGGTGGTCTAGTCCGATGGGAATCTCTggcctcggtccggcgcctcctctcttctttccaTTACCAACCTCCTTCCCAGCTCCTTGTGGATGACTCGTCCTAcatcatctgtcgcgggcggaggaggggacgccgcgctctcccactgctcgggtccggctgctgccgcggcctgctgctgctcggtggctcgagcgatgggccggatcccggggacttgagcggcgctcctcgcccgtgagtgaaaagggattggtttttgggattgtttattgtccgtgacgccacccacggttgtggtgattatgtggacaccaccgctgctctgtatggggatcccgggagcgatgacagggagcagcaaagttgttggttctcccctccgtgggtagggggtagttgtcccggggcccagtgatgaggtgggggatgagggatggcggggccggtgcagggcttggtggggtgcagggacgcggggcagcgctgtgcctcacggcactgtggtactcactcagcctgagacggggacacagttctcggtaaaacacacggctggaaagacggttcccacggacggctgctgttgcttttccccagtagttgacggtgacggtcccttttcctgcacctaagtctatgttggtagcgatgggttcccaccggtaacccgctccccggcttggatatgggccggaggagcccctctttgcccgcaggcgctggccctgagaaactggtgccttggcagtggcggtgtctctctctaacggttggactgttgccttcaatcgggacttgggtgttgggagacccagaggtccccttcactgacggatttggcaaattcacggcgactcctagccttgccgggatccgaaaggcccctgccaatggtgctggcttctctttgtataccgctccggtaccgccgggccaccacccgtccacggtcctttcggcaacctccaagtagcctctcctgcagacagtcaccgccgtctgctgaccttgctgttctcagtccggggaacacacccggaccaacttcaggctttctcaactgtcactttttctgtcaactttagtcctctctcttgctcctctaccacttcgcttccacttcactcactgttctgtctacactccttcacttccctagcttaactgcctggttttcccgcctccagggctgtgaactcctcggtgggcggagccaaccgcctggcccaccccctggtgtggacatcagcccctggagtaaggcaacaaggatttttggttagctttggtgtacctatctggggtgtagggtgtggtggtgttatgacctgtgacccctggcttgcccagggcgtcacacatccacacagaggcctcctctgccctcctgcacttctctctgccctgctgaggacagcaaagtattgtagtgcgcatgctcggGCCGTCTTTGACCATTCCCTGCACATTACAGtagtttgctctgccctcagcagtacAGAGAGAAGcgcatgtgcaggagtgcaatggaggcctctctatgtggatgatgtagtaggtaggacacgtcatccatatgGAGTAGGGAAAGAGGAAGGTGATGGAAGAGAGGAGGCGATGGACAGGACCATCGACGCCTATTGGGCCCagccaccccacaggtgagtattataaaggtgtttttatgttctacagcgcagcctgggctcttatatacagcattacagaatactgtatataagagcttactggtggtgaccgcagcttataggagaaaaacctggtgactggttccctttaacactagaactactggactcgtgacacctatatagaaatacatggtgcaaagtagtcaaaatgactacctcagtagttctagtgttaagatttTGCTGATATTACAAGCTTTTAGCTTGACATGAGTATATAATAATGGTTTATATTtgcattattaattattatagggaACCTGTTAATAGATTAATGCTGCCTCAGtaacgggcagcatgaatcagatgttGGCTGCACAATTAAAGTCAGGTAAGTTTTACTCTGAAACAGTTCAGTATTTCAGAGAAAATATGAATTGAAAGGGAGACTATAGGGAGAACCTGACTCGCCCAGTGAGCTCCTCGGATAGCTTTTCCCCGGACTTCCCCACTTTATTGACAGATGTGTCCCATGTATGCCAGACAAGAACCGCGTAAGATAAGTTAAATCTCTCCCTATAGTCACCAGCCAGATTTCCAAACTATGTTTTTTCTGAAACGCCGGAATGTTTAGACCTGGCTGCAATCGCTCATCCAGCGTCTGCGTCATGCTGCCCATGATTCAATTAAATTAATCTAGTCACCGCTTTTATCGCAAAGGAAACCAATGCTTTGTGCCCTGTTACAAATCTCCAGTGCCTCCAGATAAAATGGATTGTTTCATGTTCAGTCTTCAGGAGCGCGCCTCTCCCTGCCTCCCGGCTTCCTACAAACTGGAGGCAGAGCACTAATGCTTGATTCACAGTGCAGACTAGCGGCATAGTCGTGCCCAAACTGCAAGCAGAAGCAGCTGTGCCTTCACAGCAGTCAATGACCTTAGTTACACTGAAGCTGGTTAGATTTGGAGCCAACAGTGCAGTGTCGCGAGCGGGGCGTGCAAACTATTGAGAGAGGCTGCCACATTTAAacatcctttaggctatgtgcgcacttaccggattttgccgcggatttttcgcgggtttgctgcatgtttcgctgcagaaaatgttcataacatctctgcagtgaatcaccagcaaatcctatggagaaaaaaaatcctgtgcgcactaggcggaatttgacagctgcatgttttgctgcgggattcccgcagcaaaaacaagtgcatgtcacttcttttccgcacatcgctgcgggatttcactccattgactccaatgttaatcatgaaatcccgcagggaataacgcaggcagcaaattctgtgcggttcactgcgttttcctgcgttattccctgcggtatttcgcggtttacctccggtaatgtacatcgcctgtctgcggttttgcagggaagtgatgtcattacaggaagaggaagcggagcagagagtaaacacaaacacacacacacacatcacagacatagaacacagacatagaacacatcacagacacataaaacacacatagaaagaaaacggaaatatagaaaacaaagaacgtgggctcccctgtatttttactgtccagccgaggtaagcacacagcggtggcccggtgttctcaggctggggagggagaggggcagggttaatgtcccccgcctcactccccctcccgcagccgagaatatcagccgcagctgccccggcactgtcgcatgcattatgcggcagcaccggcgtgtcctcggctcttcttgctgccgtgtagcagtggcagcaaggtaatacaaggggttaatggtggtggatcaccgccattaactccaggcttgatcatggcagcgtctatgtgacagctgacatgatcaacccgtaagtaaagtgaataaaacacagacaccgaaaaatcctttattttaaataaaacaaacaagcctcgttcaccattttattaacccctcccgcaccaaagctccggcgtaatccacacagctccggcataatccacagggtcctgcactgctgacatccagccgtgatgtgtcacagacacagcgctgaatgaatgcagcagacagcagaggtaattaccggtcatttcccacggccggtaatgtgaactcactgccgaccgtgggaaatgcagcgatctgtcctctatctatctatctatccctctatctatccctctatctatctatctatccctctatctattcttctgtctatctatctactatctcagaattaaatgacttttttttttttttcaatgtgctttattgcactgaatgcaataaagcacatcccaacccgcacgcggcaataccgcgaacaataccgcggtgaaaccgcagcaaaccgcggcaaaccgcatgcggttttcgggtgcggtttgccgcggttttttaccgcgggtgcggtaatctttgagagcatgcggaattttctcaagaaaattccatttcccagtgcgcacatagccttaaactacgAAACAAGCTGTAAATAATAAGGGTAAAAACTCTCTTCACTCTCATATAAAAGTATTTTGCAATATTGCTTGTATTACAATTTTACTCATTAATAAAGAGAATATCCCTTTAAACAAGTTTTCTCATGTTCATTAAAGATTAAAAATGCTTGTACAAACAGGCAACTTTACAATGTACTTGTCATTAAAAATCCTGTCCTCAAAAAtggatatttctttgtcgctccattgggagacccagacaattgggtgtatagcttctgcctccggaggccacacaaagtattacactttaaaaagtgtaacccctcccctctgcctatacacccacccgtgcatcacgggtccatcagttttatgctttgtgttgaaggaggcacacattcacgcaagctccacattttagtcagcagcagctgctgatttttatcggatggaagaaaagagggcccctcacagggcccccggcatgctcccttctcaccccactaatgtcggcggtgctgttaaggttgaggtacccattgcgggtacacaggctggagccacatgccgttttccttccccatccctttgaggctctgggagaagtgggatccaaaccggtcaccaggcactggaaccgggctccctccgcagcccctgggggaatctgacggacaggagactgagtcttatcagggacaggccctgcatctaaataggtactctgtgtccccttggggtcggcgctggagcgcctgtgtaacaaacgctgcagcggctgctgtgttttgttgtggcgccgggactaccgcgccgaccgcacctgtttgccggccgcggctattaaatttagtccccggcttctccgGCCTAGTACGATAActtccgcccccgggcctgccagtcaggggtaagggcgggacgctcgacTGCACGTCgggagtgagggctggagcatactttgatatcctcctcccccctcactgagcactgtggggcatcagattcccgcactttttaggtcacgcccacggctccctcctcctctcggaacgctggcagccattgttataacacTGCTGCCGGTGGAGGAATACAGAgcaagctctgggaggcccaggcagggaatctggtggtcacacaaccgctttgggcggtcggtaagcagcaccgttaggtgctggcccccttgggtgccgaagtgtatatatatatatagttatactgtatacattttctctgttcggccgcattattgcctgtggctatataccctcactgattactctaaggggagacaacagcatgtcgtccgcaaagagcaagggtgccaaggcacaggcttattttgcaacctgtacctcttgtgcggcaatgttacctgcaggttccacctaccctcattgtgtgcaatgctcggcccctgtggcactcactcagccggagccccgggcactggtgggaccctcggctcaggtagaacagaCGGCTTCCACTGGCCAGGTGACAggaacagagtttgcagttttggctgacaaactctctgcgtcactttcacaatccatggctcagtctatggataaatggtctgctaagatatattagaagccttgcagtccagaccggtaacacaggcccaggaCGCTGtgcgttcatcgcccccaggcccatctcggtcggcgcagcaaagtgctcctgaggtgacacctaggtcccacggtgaagactccgactcggaccacagtaccagaccggctaagcgggctcgctggagaCCTTCCTCGACTtcgtcacgctgctcagggtctcagcatgaggactccctggaggatgaagcggaggtcgcagctcagggctctgaccctgacgttgctctcaatcttgatacacctgaaggggacgccatagtaaatgaccttatagcgtccatcaaccaggtgctagaactttctcctccaactccacctatagaggagtcggcttcacagcaggagaaacaccagtttaggtttcccaaacgttcaaggagtgcgtttttcgatcactctaacttcagagatgctgtccagaagcacagagcatttccggacaagcgctttactaagcgccttaatgacacacgttaccccttcccccctgacgtagttaaggggtgggctcagtgtcccaaagtggatcctccagtctctagactggcggctagatcagtagtatcagtggcagacggctcatcgctcaaggatgccactgacaggcaaatagagctcctgatgaaatccatctacgaagccataggcgcgtcttttgctccggcattcgcagccgtgtgggcactccaagctatctcagcttgtctgtctgagattaatgcggtcgcacATACCTCGACCCCGCAGGTtgggtctttgacttctcaggcgttggttttttcgtcctacgccatgaacgccgtcctggactctgcaagccgcacggcggtagcatccgccaattcggtggcagtccgcagggccatgtggctacgcgaatggaaggcagactctgcttccaagaaattcttaaccggtttgccattttctggcgaccgtttgtttggcgagcaattggacgaaattattaaacaatccaagggaaaggactcgtccttaccccagtctaaaccaaacagacctcagcagcgaaagattcaaccgaggtttcggtcctttcggccctcagccggaccccattcctccacgtccaacaggtcacagaagggccagaggaactcttctgcatggcggtctaagtcacgtcctaaaaagaccgccggaggaaccgcccccaaggcggcatcctcatgactttcggcctccccaaaccgcatcctcggtcggtggcaggctctcccgcttttgtgacgcctggtggccacatgtccaagaccgatgggtgagagacattctgtctcacggttacaggatagagctcagttctcatcctccgactcgtttcttcagaacatctccgccccccgagcgagccgatgctctgatTCAGGCGGTGAATACTCTGAAGGCAGaaagagtggtgattcccgttccccctcaggaacatggtcacggcttctactccaacttgttcgtggtgccaaaaaaggacggatcattccgtcccgttctggacctcaaactcctCAACAAACATgtcagaaccagacggttccggatggaatctctccgctctgtcatcacctcgatgtcccagggagacttcctagcttcaatcgacatcagggatgcttatctccatgtgccgattgcaccagagcatcaacgcttcctgcgttttgccatcaaagacgaacaccttcaattcgtagcactgcctttcggactggcgacagccccacgggtcttcaccaaggtcatggcagcagtaggggcggtcctgcactctcagggccactcggtgatcccttacttagacgatcttctagtcaaggcaccctcccggggggcatgccaacacagcctgaccattgccctggagactctccagaggtttgggtggatcatcaatttccaaaAGTCAAAATTGACGCCGACCCAaacgctaacttacctcgggatggagtttcatactctctcggcgatagtgaagctaccgctggacaaacagcg of Anomaloglossus baeobatrachus isolate aAnoBae1 unplaced genomic scaffold, aAnoBae1.hap1 Scaffold_133, whole genome shotgun sequence contains these proteins:
- the LOC142260563 gene encoding endoribonuclease YbeY-like, whose protein sequence is MSLLIRNLQHVIPLRRAHLRKNLEIARKCLRVERFDVGVICINDTKIRHLNRLYRQQDKATDVLSFPFHENLCPGLLPNPPFPDEYNLGDIYLGVEFIYHQCQEKKEDFNNVLTVTAVHGLCHLLGYTHHSPEDWKKMFEKESEVLMEINRATGSALSPLTSEHYDQE